Proteins found in one Primulina eburnea isolate SZY01 chromosome 16, ASM2296580v1, whole genome shotgun sequence genomic segment:
- the LOC140817201 gene encoding mRNA-decapping enzyme subunit 2-like, whose product MSGRLNRSSSAPYKNALPPQELLDDLCSRFVLNVPKEDQQSFERILFLVEYAHWFYEDNSVENNPSLKSLTLKEFTSLLFNNCEVLKPYVAHIDDIFKDFTSYKFRVPVTGAIILDETYERCILVKGWKGSSWSFPRGKKNKDEEDHNCAIREVLEETGFDVSKLLNKDDYIEMVFGQQRVRLYIVAGVKDDTSFAPLTKKEISEIAWQRRDDLQPANEDVISRGITGLKLYMVAPFLTSLKSWISLHPPPIAPRSDRPTKGITVWKAKSGSTGSSSTTENQPNKAVADINLSDSRPGRSFRNFRFDTGPIFQSIDAAFSS is encoded by the exons TCGTTTTGTTCTCAACGTCCCTAAGGAAGACCAGCAGTCTTTTGAGAGGATTCTGTTTCTTGTGGAGTATGCTCATTGGTTCTATGAAGATAACTCAGTTGAAAATAATCCATCTTTGAAGTCATTAACATTGAAGGAATTTACTTCTTTGT TGTTCAACAATTGTGAAGTTCTGAAACCATATGTTGCCCATATAGATGACATATTTAAAGACTTCACATCATACAAATTTAGAGTTCCAGTAACAGGAGCCATCATTCTGGATGAAACTTATGAAAGG TGCATACTGGTGAAAGGATGGAAAGGATCTAGTTGGAGTTTTCCACGTGGGAAGAAGAACAAGGATGAAGAAGATCACAACTGTGCCATTAGAGAA GTCCTAGAGGAAACAGGTTTTGATGTTTCCAAACTTCTAAACAAAGACGACTACATTGAAATGGTTTTTGGACAACAGAGAGTGCGTCTGTATATAGTTGCTGGGGTGAAAGATGATACATCCTTTGCTCCTCTCACTAAAAAAGAGATAAGT GAAATTGCATGGCAGCGGCGTGATGATCTTCAACCAGCAAATGAAGATGTCATATCTCGTGGGATCACTGGCCTGAAGCTATACATGGTTGCTCCCTTTTTGAC ATCTTTAAAGTCATGGATCTCCTTGCACCCACCTCCTATAGCACCTAGATCAGATAGACCTACGAAAG GAATTACAGTTTGGAAAGCAAAAAGTGGTTCTACTGGAAGCAGCTCAACAACAGAGAACCAGCCAAATAAAGCAGTAGCAGACATTAATCTTTCTGATTCACGACCTGGAAGAAGCTTCAGAAACTTTCGGTTTGATACAGGTCCAATATTTCAATCGATAGATGCTGCATTCTCTTCTTAG